Proteins encoded in a region of the Sulfurimonas marina genome:
- a CDS encoding ATP-binding cassette domain-containing protein, whose product MDKILEIQNLEFGYSRDNILFSDLNLSLKKGEFKSITGASGAGKSTVFELILGNLKPLQGSVKASKISQVFQDPYSSFHPSYTIINQIKDVAPLDELQEYLDILQLEAELLEQLPHKLSGGQLQRASILRAMLMKPDLLLLDEPTSALDNVIQLDVMQMLIKHLDKMGMLLITHDLDLAKWCSDEIIKI is encoded by the coding sequence TTGGATAAGATTTTAGAGATTCAAAATTTAGAGTTTGGATATAGTCGGGACAATATCTTATTTTCCGATCTCAACCTCTCTTTAAAAAAAGGGGAGTTCAAATCTATTACCGGTGCAAGCGGTGCGGGTAAAAGTACTGTATTTGAACTTATTCTCGGAAATCTAAAGCCGCTTCAAGGGAGCGTGAAAGCAAGTAAAATTTCTCAAGTATTTCAAGACCCTTACAGCTCATTTCACCCTAGTTATACTATAATCAACCAGATTAAAGATGTAGCGCCTCTTGACGAACTGCAAGAGTATTTGGATATATTACAGCTTGAAGCTGAGCTTTTAGAACAGTTGCCCCATAAACTCTCAGGCGGTCAACTGCAACGTGCTTCAATACTTCGTGCAATGTTAATGAAGCCAGACCTTCTGCTTCTTGATGAACCTACATCAGCTCTTGACAATGTTATACAGTTGGATGTGATGCAGATGCTTATAAAACATCTCGATAAGATGGGGATGTTACTTATTACACACGATTTGGATTTAGCAAAATGGTGCAGTGATGAGATTATTAAGATTTAA
- a CDS encoding dUTP diphosphatase: MNSKILLMLQLQNQLNDATNGDEWTKGLTKNDKVINWRRCIYMECAEMIDSFSWKHWKNIYQEPDWDNLQIEVVDVWHFIMSLAIENYHQEMKGGIEDIAMMISDLEALHSIENEGSEEYALDNAVMQKVEEIMSLSLSRDSLELNRLLTDFFELVSMSGLNLDTLYRLYVGKNILNQFRQDNGYKDGSYVKVWGSEEDNVVMKRLWEENPDLKPDALYKELTKAYHAFVK; the protein is encoded by the coding sequence ATGAATAGTAAAATTCTTTTAATGCTACAACTGCAAAATCAACTGAACGATGCTACAAATGGTGATGAATGGACAAAAGGGCTTACAAAAAACGATAAAGTGATCAACTGGAGACGCTGCATATATATGGAATGTGCAGAGATGATCGATAGTTTTTCTTGGAAACATTGGAAAAATATTTATCAAGAGCCTGATTGGGATAACCTGCAAATTGAAGTTGTGGATGTATGGCATTTTATAATGTCTTTAGCAATCGAGAACTATCATCAAGAGATGAAAGGTGGTATCGAGGATATCGCTATGATGATCTCAGATCTTGAAGCTCTTCATAGTATAGAAAATGAAGGTTCTGAAGAGTATGCATTAGACAATGCTGTAATGCAAAAAGTTGAAGAGATTATGAGTTTATCATTATCAAGAGACTCTTTAGAGTTAAATAGACTTTTAACTGATTTCTTTGAACTGGTAAGTATGAGCGGCTTAAACTTAGATACATTGTATCGTCTGTACGTTGGAAAAAATATTCTAAATCAATTCCGTCAGGACAACGGTTATAAAGACGGCAGTTATGTAAAAGTTTGGGGGAGTGAAGAGGACAACGTTGTTATGAAACGTCTTTGGGAAGAAAACCCTGATCTTAAACCTGATGCCCTCTACAAAGAATTAACGAAAGCATATCACGCGTTTGTAAAGTGA
- a CDS encoding S41 family peptidase, which translates to MKNKKLFTLGFSSVAISLSLLLSSSLFAEATKKDAETSRLEALAKFTKVISIVEQYNVDDVTIEELIDKSLDGMMKNLDAHSNYLTQKDYKRLKVQTDGEFGGLGITVGMKDGALTVIAPIDDTPADKAGLKAGDIILKINEQSTLGMTIDEAVSLMRGKVGDPIDITIVRKGELEPIPVHIVRGKITIDSVHSKTVGDDILYIRVSSFDKKVVEDVTKAIKSKKGSTKGIVLDLRNDPGGLLDQAVGLVDIFVDEGKIVSQKGRDKREDKVYKASRSSTLTKVPMVVLINGGSASASEIVSGALQDHKRAVLVGENTFGKGSVQVVLPITDEEAIKLTIARYYLPSGRTIQAVGVTPDITALPGELKTHKNEFAIKEADLKKHLEQELQKVDGKKSADKAKEKDKKDIITPEMLNKDNQLKTGVDILRALIITKG; encoded by the coding sequence ATGAAAAACAAAAAACTTTTTACCCTCGGATTTAGCTCTGTAGCTATTTCATTATCGCTTTTGCTCTCAAGCTCACTTTTTGCAGAAGCTACAAAAAAAGATGCTGAAACATCGCGACTCGAAGCACTCGCTAAATTTACAAAAGTTATCTCAATAGTAGAGCAATATAACGTTGATGATGTAACAATCGAAGAGTTAATCGATAAATCGCTTGACGGGATGATGAAAAACCTGGATGCACATTCAAATTACTTGACACAAAAAGACTATAAACGCTTAAAAGTACAGACTGACGGTGAATTTGGAGGATTAGGTATTACGGTAGGGATGAAAGACGGTGCATTAACGGTTATAGCACCTATTGACGATACTCCGGCAGATAAAGCTGGTCTCAAAGCTGGTGATATTATTTTAAAGATTAACGAACAATCAACGCTTGGTATGACAATTGATGAAGCAGTATCTTTAATGCGTGGAAAAGTTGGAGACCCAATCGATATTACGATCGTTAGAAAAGGGGAGCTTGAACCAATCCCTGTTCATATCGTTAGAGGAAAAATCACTATAGATTCAGTTCATTCAAAAACTGTCGGTGATGATATTTTATATATCAGAGTTTCTAGTTTTGATAAAAAAGTAGTCGAAGATGTTACAAAAGCAATCAAATCAAAAAAAGGCTCAACAAAAGGGATCGTGCTAGATCTTAGAAATGATCCGGGAGGACTTTTAGATCAAGCTGTAGGTTTAGTTGATATTTTTGTAGATGAAGGGAAAATCGTATCTCAAAAAGGGAGAGATAAAAGAGAGGATAAAGTATATAAAGCTTCTCGCTCTTCAACTTTAACTAAAGTTCCTATGGTTGTACTTATTAACGGTGGAAGTGCAAGTGCAAGTGAGATCGTAAGTGGTGCCCTGCAAGATCATAAACGTGCCGTTTTAGTTGGTGAAAACACTTTTGGAAAAGGGAGTGTACAAGTTGTACTTCCAATTACAGATGAAGAGGCGATTAAATTAACAATTGCAAGATATTACCTGCCGAGTGGAAGAACTATTCAAGCAGTTGGTGTAACGCCTGATATTACTGCCTTACCGGGTGAATTAAAAACGCATAAAAATGAGTTTGCGATCAAAGAAGCAGATCTCAAAAAGCACCTTGAACAAGAGCTACAAAAAGTTGATGGAAAAAAATCTGCCGACAAAGCTAAAGAAAAAGATAAAAAAGATATAATTACGCCAGAAATGTTAAACAAAGATAATCAACTCAAAACCGGAGTTGATATTTTAAGAGCTCTTATAATTACGAAAGGATAA
- the purQ gene encoding phosphoribosylformylglycinamidine synthase subunit PurQ — translation MKVSILQFPGTNCEYDTQYAFEKLGAQTEIVWHKSESIPADTDLLVVAGGFSYGDYLRSGAIAKFSPVMQAVKEYASKGGKVLGICNGFQVLTESRLLPGALKRNENLHFISKHHHLKVENNDNTFLKKLDNGDVVNIPIAHHDGNYYINEDGLKELEANGQILLRYTDAEGNIQNPNGSVASIAGVCNKEKNVFGLMPHPERAMEAVLGSDDGVKMLEGFLES, via the coding sequence ATGAAAGTTTCAATTTTACAATTTCCAGGTACAAACTGTGAATATGATACACAGTATGCATTTGAAAAACTAGGTGCACAAACAGAGATCGTTTGGCATAAATCAGAATCTATTCCTGCAGACACAGACCTATTAGTTGTTGCTGGTGGATTCTCTTACGGAGATTACTTAAGAAGTGGTGCTATCGCAAAATTTTCACCTGTTATGCAAGCTGTAAAAGAATATGCTTCTAAGGGTGGGAAAGTTTTAGGTATCTGTAACGGTTTTCAAGTTTTAACAGAATCTCGTCTTCTTCCTGGTGCACTAAAAAGAAATGAAAATCTTCATTTTATCTCAAAGCACCACCACTTAAAAGTTGAGAATAATGACAATACATTTTTGAAAAAACTTGATAACGGTGATGTTGTAAATATCCCTATTGCTCACCATGACGGGAACTACTACATTAATGAAGATGGACTTAAAGAGCTTGAAGCAAACGGCCAAATTCTTTTAAGATATACAGATGCTGAGGGTAATATCCAAAACCCTAACGGAAGTGTAGCTTCTATTGCAGGTGTTTGTAATAAAGAGAAAAATGTATTTGGTCTTATGCCACACCCTGAACGTGCTATGGAAGCAGTACTTGGTAGTGATGACGGTGTAAAAATGTTAGAAGGATTTTTAGAGTCGTGA
- a CDS encoding 4Fe-4S dicluster domain-containing protein, giving the protein MQLGFLVDLHLCMGCKGCEIACKVENEVPLSTWRLRVKYVDVGTFPETKRTFTPLRCNHCENAPCERICPVSALHYLENGIVNIDKERCIGCAGCVMACPYGAIYIDPQTQTADKCTYCAHRIASSMMPACVVACPVQANIFGDLDDPTSNISKYIQTHQGDVQVRKPEKGTNPHHYYTGGGNVTLNPLASRREEGHNLFNDITKLPLGGHH; this is encoded by the coding sequence ATGCAATTAGGTTTCCTAGTTGATTTGCATCTATGTATGGGATGTAAAGGTTGTGAGATCGCATGTAAAGTGGAAAATGAGGTTCCACTAAGTACATGGAGATTACGTGTTAAATACGTAGACGTGGGGACTTTCCCAGAAACTAAAAGAACATTTACACCTCTAAGATGTAATCACTGTGAAAATGCTCCATGTGAGAGAATTTGTCCAGTAAGCGCATTACATTATTTAGAAAACGGAATTGTTAACATCGATAAAGAAAGATGTATCGGTTGTGCTGGTTGTGTTATGGCTTGTCCATATGGTGCGATCTATATCGATCCACAAACTCAAACAGCTGATAAGTGTACTTATTGTGCGCACCGTATTGCTTCATCTATGATGCCAGCGTGTGTTGTTGCATGTCCAGTTCAAGCAAATATTTTTGGTGATTTAGATGATCCTACATCAAATATCTCTAAATATATTCAAACTCACCAAGGTGATGTACAAGTTCGTAAACCTGAAAAAGGTACTAACCCTCATCATTACTATACTGGTGGTGGAAACGTTACTCTTAACCCACTTGCTTCAAGAAGAGAAGAGGGACATAACTTATTTAACGATATTACTAAACTTCCACTAGGAGGGCATCACTAA
- a CDS encoding thioredoxin family protein produces MKKLLIIMMLLSGSLFANEIHWAKDFTSGIKTAKKENKPVLFVFSRHSCKYCVILEKTTFSNNQVIDTLNKDFVSIIAYSDEGDRFPQELWRPGTPTLWFLDENGQPMYQPLMGAVGEEYFIEALKVVKKAFDTKK; encoded by the coding sequence ATGAAAAAGTTATTAATTATTATGATGCTTTTAAGCGGATCTCTTTTTGCAAATGAGATTCACTGGGCAAAAGATTTTACAAGCGGTATAAAAACAGCAAAAAAAGAGAATAAACCGGTTTTATTTGTTTTTTCAAGACACTCATGTAAATATTGTGTAATTCTAGAGAAAACAACTTTCTCTAATAACCAGGTGATTGATACTTTAAATAAAGATTTTGTTTCTATTATTGCATATAGTGATGAAGGGGACAGATTCCCTCAAGAGTTATGGAGACCGGGTACTCCGACACTATGGTTCTTAGATGAAAATGGACAACCAATGTATCAACCTTTAATGGGTGCAGTTGGTGAAGAGTACTTTATAGAAGCATTAAAAGTTGTAAAAAAAGCATTTGACACAAAAAAATAA
- the purS gene encoding phosphoribosylformylglycinamidine synthase subunit PurS yields the protein MKAIVNVSLKQGVLDSQGKAVHHALDSLHFNGVEDVRVGKQIVLQLQESDKEKAMSEVTKMCEELLANTVIEDYEIELV from the coding sequence ATGAAAGCAATTGTAAACGTATCTTTAAAACAAGGTGTATTAGATTCTCAAGGAAAAGCTGTACATCATGCTTTAGATTCATTACACTTCAATGGTGTAGAAGATGTTCGTGTTGGAAAACAAATAGTATTACAACTTCAAGAGAGTGATAAAGAAAAAGCTATGAGCGAAGTTACTAAAATGTGTGAAGAACTTTTAGCAAATACTGTTATTGAAGACTACGAGATCGAGCTAGTATAA
- a CDS encoding fluoride efflux transporter FluC codes for MSWQTLLAIGSGGFIGAVLRAYLNGVISHKLPHDLPFGTLGVNLLGSFIMGCLVAYFLYSSLPVAFKSFLSTGILGALTTYSTFAMESFLLLQGGSLALAFVNMALNLFGTILMAGSGYYLVNHFFKS; via the coding sequence ATGAGTTGGCAAACGCTACTGGCAATAGGTAGCGGCGGTTTTATCGGAGCAGTTCTTAGAGCCTATCTAAACGGTGTAATTTCACATAAACTGCCTCACGATCTCCCTTTTGGAACTCTTGGTGTAAACCTTTTAGGCAGTTTTATAATGGGATGTTTAGTAGCTTATTTTCTTTACTCCTCACTTCCCGTAGCTTTCAAATCTTTTCTCTCAACAGGGATACTTGGAGCACTTACAACCTATTCAACATTTGCAATGGAGAGTTTTTTACTGCTTCAGGGTGGAAGTTTAGCACTTGCATTTGTAAATATGGCACTAAACCTATTTGGTACTATTTTAATGGCGGGAAGCGGCTACTATTTAGTCAACCACTTTTTTAAATCTTAA
- a CDS encoding lysophospholipid acyltransferase family protein produces MKILAHINWFFATVIIFTALALSILLHFILPRPYPRKISSWFIRVTTFFRTTIKGEEAEDVQMFLVNHQSDLDIGVMETTTKKDLAWVAKKALFHVPFFGLAMRLPEDIEIERESKTSLVKLLKATKDRLSKNRVITMFPEGTRSRTRRMLPFKAGAKVIADKYKLKVQPVVLIDTAGCYDVKTFFYMPRNITVVFLEPFIADKSDPDWLNNLHDTMQKVYDDELANATGNR; encoded by the coding sequence ATGAAGATACTTGCTCATATTAATTGGTTTTTTGCAACAGTTATAATATTTACTGCATTGGCCTTATCAATATTACTGCACTTTATTCTACCTAGACCTTACCCTAGAAAAATCTCATCTTGGTTTATTCGTGTCACTACTTTTTTCCGCACTACAATTAAAGGTGAAGAGGCTGAAGATGTACAGATGTTTTTAGTCAACCACCAAAGTGACCTAGATATCGGTGTAATGGAGACAACAACAAAAAAAGATCTTGCATGGGTAGCAAAAAAAGCTCTGTTTCATGTTCCTTTTTTCGGTCTTGCTATGAGATTGCCTGAAGATATTGAGATAGAACGTGAGAGCAAAACATCATTAGTAAAGCTTTTAAAAGCGACAAAAGACAGACTTTCAAAAAATAGGGTTATTACAATGTTCCCTGAAGGCACACGCTCACGTACTAGAAGAATGCTCCCTTTTAAAGCAGGTGCAAAAGTTATTGCAGATAAGTACAAACTAAAAGTACAGCCTGTTGTTTTAATCGATACAGCCGGTTGTTACGATGTAAAAACATTTTTTTATATGCCAAGAAACATTACTGTAGTTTTTTTAGAGCCCTTTATTGCCGATAAAAGCGATCCAGATTGGTTAAATAATCTCCACGATACTATGCAAAAGGTTTACGATGATGAGTTGGCAAACGCTACTGGCAATAGGTAG
- the hisD gene encoding histidinol dehydrogenase produces the protein MMFINSKDGNFEANFQELLGRGKMDIATVSNIVMNIINEIRTDKNKALKEHISKFDKWTPNSDEDLQISTESMAKAYENLDKKLKDALHLAYDRIKAYHQKQKPKSWFDDEANGTILGQKVTPVDSAGLYIPGGKAAYPSSLLMNVIPAQVAGVEEIIVCTPTPDNEPNELLLAACHLCGVTKVFKVGGASAIAAMAYGTENIPKVDVITGPGNIFVATAKKMVFGDVHIDMIAGPSEIGILADESANPNHMAIDLLSQAEHDEMASSILITPSQKLADEVKVEIENWLQKLPRQEIARKSIEERGAIIVTSDMDEAIELMNQIAPEHLEVATTSPFELLPFIKHAGAIFLGHNTPEAIGDYVAGPNHTLPTGGTAKFYSPLGVENFMKKSSIISFSSKAINEIGEECALIANTEGLTAHEQSVRVRLK, from the coding sequence ATGATGTTTATAAATTCAAAAGATGGTAATTTTGAGGCTAATTTCCAAGAGCTTTTAGGGCGTGGAAAAATGGATATTGCGACAGTTAGCAATATAGTAATGAATATAATCAATGAGATCAGAACAGATAAAAACAAAGCTTTAAAAGAACATATTAGCAAGTTTGACAAATGGACACCCAACAGTGATGAAGATTTACAAATCTCTACAGAGTCTATGGCTAAAGCGTATGAAAATTTAGATAAAAAATTAAAAGATGCGCTCCATTTGGCATATGACAGAATTAAAGCTTATCACCAGAAACAAAAACCAAAATCTTGGTTTGACGATGAAGCAAACGGTACGATCCTTGGTCAAAAAGTAACGCCTGTTGATAGTGCAGGACTTTATATCCCAGGTGGTAAAGCTGCTTACCCTTCTTCATTACTTATGAACGTAATTCCTGCTCAGGTTGCGGGTGTTGAAGAGATAATCGTATGTACACCGACACCAGATAATGAACCAAATGAACTGCTTTTAGCTGCATGTCATTTATGTGGTGTAACAAAAGTGTTTAAAGTTGGAGGGGCGAGTGCAATTGCAGCTATGGCTTACGGTACTGAAAATATCCCTAAGGTTGATGTTATTACGGGACCAGGTAATATCTTTGTAGCAACTGCTAAAAAGATGGTTTTCGGAGATGTACACATCGATATGATCGCAGGACCGAGTGAGATCGGAATTCTTGCAGATGAGAGTGCAAATCCTAACCATATGGCAATTGACCTTTTATCTCAAGCAGAACATGATGAGATGGCAAGCTCGATTTTAATTACTCCGTCTCAAAAATTAGCTGATGAAGTAAAAGTTGAAATTGAAAACTGGTTACAAAAACTTCCTCGTCAAGAGATCGCAAGAAAATCTATTGAAGAGCGTGGAGCGATTATAGTAACATCTGATATGGATGAAGCGATAGAGCTTATGAACCAAATAGCACCTGAACACTTAGAAGTTGCAACGACATCACCATTTGAACTGTTACCATTTATTAAACATGCAGGGGCAATTTTCTTAGGACACAATACTCCTGAAGCTATCGGAGATTATGTTGCGGGACCTAATCATACCTTACCGACAGGTGGAACAGCGAAATTTTACTCGCCGCTTGGTGTAGAAAATTTTATGAAAAAATCTTCTATTATCTCATTTAGTTCAAAAGCTATCAATGAGATTGGAGAAGAGTGTGCATTGATCGCAAACACTGAAGGGTTAACTGCGCATGAACAATCAGTAAGAGTTAGATTAAAATAG
- a CDS encoding uracil-DNA glycosylase — MKRINCRRCQYYFVTWEASQPHGCKAYGFKSKQLPSQVVFSSSGTPCSLFQEKPKAK, encoded by the coding sequence ATGAAAAGAATTAACTGTAGAAGATGTCAATATTATTTTGTAACGTGGGAAGCTTCTCAACCCCATGGATGTAAAGCATACGGCTTTAAATCAAAGCAACTCCCATCACAAGTTGTTTTTTCCAGCAGCGGAACCCCTTGTTCATTATTTCAGGAAAAACCTAAGGCCAAATAA
- a CDS encoding molybdopterin molybdotransferase MoeA gives MPKFTSLSLSQAQEKVIEVITPKTESLFIPTMESEQSILADDIYVKKNLPSFDNSAMDGFAFMHSDKGKKLKIVSTVFAGEAHECKIKEGECCKIMTGAKVPEGIDTIAPIENCSAVTEESVIVPENINLGDNLRKKGEELEAGEILFNKGEIVTAAHIALLASQGITTIEVVAPLNIAIVSTGDELKEPWESASEDEIYNANAFGIKSLLQQFGFEASYIGSIPDDLEKTIDFLSTLKSYDVVITTGGISMGDADFLYQAYVANGLESIFHGVNVKPGRPTMMGKMGTTLVMAMPGNPLTTMLNVFTLSIPALFKKQGATNCYHTPLYAKSAKDLKLRSGRDNMVLGSLENGVFTPTRDNKIGSGMLSPLVESNAIAYFADNVEELKQDQFIKVVLLEDITRAYKINSINF, from the coding sequence TTGCCAAAATTTACATCATTATCATTAAGTCAAGCCCAAGAAAAGGTTATAGAGGTAATTACACCTAAAACAGAATCGTTATTTATTCCAACTATGGAATCTGAACAATCGATCTTGGCTGATGATATATATGTAAAGAAAAATCTTCCCTCTTTTGATAATTCTGCAATGGATGGATTCGCATTTATGCATTCAGATAAGGGAAAAAAACTCAAAATAGTATCTACTGTTTTTGCCGGAGAGGCACATGAGTGTAAAATAAAAGAGGGGGAGTGCTGTAAGATTATGACGGGAGCTAAAGTTCCCGAAGGGATTGATACAATAGCTCCCATTGAAAACTGCAGTGCTGTTACGGAAGAGAGTGTTATAGTTCCTGAAAATATTAACTTAGGTGATAACTTAAGAAAAAAAGGGGAAGAACTCGAAGCTGGAGAGATTTTATTTAATAAGGGTGAAATCGTAACAGCTGCACATATAGCTCTATTAGCCTCTCAAGGGATAACGACTATAGAAGTTGTAGCCCCTTTAAACATTGCAATCGTATCAACGGGTGATGAACTCAAGGAACCTTGGGAGAGTGCAAGTGAAGATGAGATCTATAATGCGAACGCTTTTGGTATTAAATCTCTTTTACAGCAGTTTGGATTTGAAGCCTCTTATATTGGTTCTATTCCTGATGATTTAGAGAAAACTATCGACTTCCTATCTACACTAAAGTCTTACGATGTTGTGATCACAACAGGTGGAATCAGTATGGGGGATGCAGACTTTTTATATCAGGCATATGTAGCTAACGGGTTAGAGTCTATCTTTCATGGTGTAAATGTAAAACCTGGTCGTCCAACTATGATGGGTAAAATGGGAACAACTTTAGTGATGGCTATGCCTGGAAATCCTTTAACAACTATGTTAAATGTATTTACACTTTCAATTCCGGCACTTTTTAAAAAGCAGGGTGCTACTAATTGTTACCATACTCCACTCTATGCTAAGAGTGCTAAGGACCTAAAACTTAGAAGCGGTAGGGATAACATGGTCCTTGGATCTTTAGAAAACGGTGTTTTCACGCCTACAAGAGATAATAAAATAGGTTCTGGAATGTTGTCACCTTTAGTAGAAAGTAATGCAATAGCATATTTTGCTGATAATGTTGAAGAATTGAAACAAGATCAATTTATCAAGGTCGTTTTATTAGAAGATATAACTCGAGCTTATAAAATAAATTCTATAAACTTTTAA
- a CDS encoding shikimate kinase produces MKNIVLIGFMGVGKGSVAREVIKHSDYIAMDTDDLIESMENRKIKTIFEIEGEEYFRKIEKKVAKWLEESVKNTLISTGGGFYKQKNIKKIGTIVLLDSPFDEIIKRIKEHPKAEKKFKKRPLLQDLEKAKELYDLRRPEYLKVADVVVDVTNKSAHDCAKELLKKVKKL; encoded by the coding sequence ATGAAAAATATTGTACTTATTGGTTTTATGGGAGTGGGTAAAGGGAGCGTAGCTCGTGAAGTTATTAAACACTCTGACTATATAGCTATGGATACTGATGATCTTATCGAGAGTATGGAAAACAGAAAAATTAAAACAATTTTTGAAATCGAGGGTGAAGAGTATTTTAGAAAAATAGAAAAAAAAGTTGCTAAATGGTTAGAGGAGAGTGTAAAAAATACACTTATCTCTACAGGCGGCGGGTTTTATAAACAAAAAAACATCAAAAAAATAGGTACAATTGTTTTATTGGATTCCCCTTTTGATGAAATTATAAAGCGAATAAAAGAACATCCAAAAGCAGAGAAAAAATTTAAAAAAAGACCTTTACTGCAAGATCTTGAAAAAGCTAAAGAGCTGTACGATTTACGTCGTCCAGAGTATTTAAAAGTAGCTGACGTAGTTGTAGATGTTACAAATAAATCGGCACATGATTGTGCAAAAGAGTTATTGAAAAAGGTGAAAAAGTTATGA
- a CDS encoding pyridoxamine 5'-phosphate oxidase family protein, which translates to MSQDLEKIEAFIEQHHVLTLATCDQECVSACSLFYAYDKEKKIFVVASSDDTLHIEQIQKNNRIAGNILLETKEIGKIQGLQFRGIFKQNNSKEFSHLYFKQFPYALALNPKLWNIEVDFFKLTDNRLGFGKKVIWP; encoded by the coding sequence ATGTCACAAGATTTAGAAAAGATAGAGGCGTTTATAGAGCAGCACCATGTCCTGACTCTCGCTACATGTGATCAAGAGTGTGTGAGTGCCTGCAGCCTATTTTATGCATACGACAAAGAAAAAAAAATTTTTGTCGTTGCAAGCAGCGATGATACCCTTCATATAGAACAGATCCAAAAAAACAATAGAATTGCCGGAAACATTTTACTTGAAACTAAAGAGATTGGAAAGATCCAGGGGTTACAGTTTCGCGGAATATTTAAACAAAACAATTCAAAAGAGTTTAGCCATTTATACTTTAAGCAATTCCCTTACGCTTTGGCTTTAAATCCTAAACTGTGGAATATTGAAGTTGATTTTTTCAAATTGACCGATAATCGTTTGGGGTTTGGTAAAAAGGTTATTTGGCCTTAG
- the purC gene encoding phosphoribosylaminoimidazolesuccinocarboxamide synthase — MEKKELLYEGKAKKIWSTEDANLVISEFKDDLTAFNGEKKSSEAGKGALNNKISTELFKLLADNKIPTHFVEMLDDNHMLHKKADVILIEVIVRNIATGSLSRNLGIEDGKVLPFTLVEFDYKNDDLGDPKLNDQHALILGLVDYQDELDKLRRMARQVNDVLKPYFATKGLNLVDFKLEFGKDADGNIILIDEISPDNCRFWDAETGEKMDKDRFRQGLGGLKVAYEEVLNRILNK; from the coding sequence ATGGAAAAAAAAGAACTTCTTTATGAAGGTAAAGCAAAAAAAATCTGGTCTACTGAAGATGCGAACCTAGTAATATCTGAATTTAAAGATGATTTAACAGCATTTAATGGGGAGAAGAAATCTAGTGAAGCCGGCAAAGGTGCTTTAAATAATAAAATTTCTACAGAGTTATTCAAACTTTTAGCGGATAATAAAATCCCTACACACTTTGTTGAAATGTTAGATGACAACCATATGCTTCATAAAAAAGCTGATGTTATCTTAATAGAAGTAATTGTAAGAAATATTGCCACAGGTTCACTTTCACGCAACCTTGGAATTGAAGACGGAAAAGTTTTACCATTTACTTTAGTTGAATTTGACTATAAAAATGATGATTTAGGTGATCCAAAACTTAACGATCAACATGCACTTATCTTAGGTCTTGTAGATTACCAAGATGAATTAGACAAACTTCGCAGAATGGCTAGACAAGTAAATGATGTACTTAAACCTTATTTTGCGACAAAAGGTCTTAACCTCGTTGATTTCAAACTTGAGTTCGGTAAAGATGCTGATGGTAATATTATCTTAATCGATGAGATCTCTCCGGATAACTGCCGTTTCTGGGATGCTGAAACTGGTGAGAAAATGGATAAAGACAGATTCCGTCAAGGTTTAGGTGGACTTAAAGTAGCTTACGAAGAAGTACTAAACCGTATTTTAAACAAATAA